One stretch of Gopherus flavomarginatus isolate rGopFla2 chromosome 2, rGopFla2.mat.asm, whole genome shotgun sequence DNA includes these proteins:
- the DBNL gene encoding drebrin-like protein isoform X2 translates to MALNLSRNGPALQEAYGRVVAAGSPTDWALFTYEGNSNDLRVAGTGDGGLEELVEELNSGKVMYAFCRVKDPNSGLPKYVIINWTGEGVNDVRKGACASHVSTIANFLKGAHVTINARAEEDVEPDSIMEKVAKASGANYNFHKESSRFQDSGPQTPVSSVYQKTNAISEIKRVGKDNFWAKAEKDEENRRLEEKRRVDEERQRLDKEHKERELQEAAGRERRFKERSSEIDAQKKFQQQQDAQSRDKEKQQWKEQEEEHQAAQRRGLRRSESVEKAQEAASLIAQRSVNPRDIFKQKERSMPSETAAFGSQPGDAAVQDTRYSPVPPVSQPQVEEDALYEEPPDESAVYEEPPTQEQLEDAKYEYAVEYQQRPDLEGKGLCARALYDYQAADDTEISFDPENIITNIEMIDEGWWRGYGPDGHFGMFPANYVELIE, encoded by the exons GGCTTTGTTTACCTATGAAGGCAACAGTAACGACCTGCGAGTGGCTGGCACTGGAG ATGGCGGCCTGGAGGAGCTGGTGGAGGAGCTCAACAGTGGTAAGGTGATGTACGCTTTCTGTCGGGTAAAGGATCCCAATTCTGGCCTTCCCAAGTACGTCATCATCAATTGG ACTGGCGAAGGCGTGAATGATGTGAGAAAAGGAGCTTGTGCCAGCCATGTCAGCACCATAGCAAACTTCTTAAAG GGCGCCCATGTGACGATAAATGCTCGGGCGGAGGAGGATGTGGAACCTGACTCAATCATGGAGAAAGTTGCCAAGGCTTCTGGCGCAAACTACAACTTCCATAAAGAAAGTAGCAGGTTCCAGGATTCAGGCCCTCAGACGCCAGTG AGTTCTGTCTACCAGAAGACAAACGCCATATCTGAAATCAAGAGGGTCGGTAAAGATAACTTCTGGGCCAAAGCAGAG AAAGATGAGGAGAACCGCCGGCTGGAGGAGAAGAGGAGGGTGGACGAGGAGCGGCAGCGACTGGATAAAGAGCACAAGGagcgggagctgcaggaagcagccggGCGTGAGCGAAGGTTTAAAGAGAGATCCAGTGAGATTGATGCTCAGAA GaaattccagcagcagcaggatgccCAGAGCAGAGACAAGGAGAAGCAGCAGTGG aaggagcaggaagaggagcaTCAGGCCGCCCAGCGGAGGGGCCTCCGGAGGAGTGAGTCTGTGGAGAAAGCTCAG GAAGCGGCATCGCTGATAGCGCAAAGATCAGTGAATCCACGGGACATCTTCAAACAGAAGGAGAGGTCTATGCCCTCAGAAACAGCAGCCTTCGGTTCCCAACCAG GTGATGCTGCTGTGCAGGACACCAGGTACAGTCCAGTCCCCCCGGTGTCCCAGCCACAAGTGGAAGAGGATGCTCTGTATGAGGAACCCCCTGATGAGTCGGCTGTCTACGAAGAGCCCCCCACTCAG GAACAGCTTGAAGATGCCAAATATGAGTATGCTGTTGAGTACCAGCaaaggccagacttggaggggaaaGGGTTATGTGCCCGAGCGCTGTACGACTATCAGGCTG CCGATGACACGGAGATCTCCTTTGACCCTGAGAACATCATCACCAACATCGAGATGATCGATGAGGGCTGGTGGCGTGGCTACGGCCCAGACGGCCACTTCGGCATGTTCCCTGCCAACTACGTGGAATTGATAGAATAA
- the DBNL gene encoding drebrin-like protein isoform X1, whose amino-acid sequence MALNLSRNGPALQEAYGRVVAAGSPTDWALFTYEGNSNDLRVAGTGDGGLEELVEELNSGKVMYAFCRVKDPNSGLPKYVIINWTGEGVNDVRKGACASHVSTIANFLKGAHVTINARAEEDVEPDSIMEKVAKASGANYNFHKESSRFQDSGPQTPVSSVYQKTNAISEIKRVGKDNFWAKAEKDEENRRLEEKRRVDEERQRLDKEHKERELQEAAGRERRFKERSSEIDAQKKFQQQQDAQSRDKEKQQWKEQEEEHQAAQRRGLRRSESVEKAQEAASLIAQRSVNPRDIFKQKERSMPSETAAFGSQPGKLRSPFLQKESSPVHAPASPVHSAAQAFHPPSLVHTSVQEMPPASPVPGSGDAAVQDTRYSPVPPVSQPQVEEDALYEEPPDESAVYEEPPTQEQLEDAKYEYAVEYQQRPDLEGKGLCARALYDYQAADDTEISFDPENIITNIEMIDEGWWRGYGPDGHFGMFPANYVELIE is encoded by the exons GGCTTTGTTTACCTATGAAGGCAACAGTAACGACCTGCGAGTGGCTGGCACTGGAG ATGGCGGCCTGGAGGAGCTGGTGGAGGAGCTCAACAGTGGTAAGGTGATGTACGCTTTCTGTCGGGTAAAGGATCCCAATTCTGGCCTTCCCAAGTACGTCATCATCAATTGG ACTGGCGAAGGCGTGAATGATGTGAGAAAAGGAGCTTGTGCCAGCCATGTCAGCACCATAGCAAACTTCTTAAAG GGCGCCCATGTGACGATAAATGCTCGGGCGGAGGAGGATGTGGAACCTGACTCAATCATGGAGAAAGTTGCCAAGGCTTCTGGCGCAAACTACAACTTCCATAAAGAAAGTAGCAGGTTCCAGGATTCAGGCCCTCAGACGCCAGTG AGTTCTGTCTACCAGAAGACAAACGCCATATCTGAAATCAAGAGGGTCGGTAAAGATAACTTCTGGGCCAAAGCAGAG AAAGATGAGGAGAACCGCCGGCTGGAGGAGAAGAGGAGGGTGGACGAGGAGCGGCAGCGACTGGATAAAGAGCACAAGGagcgggagctgcaggaagcagccggGCGTGAGCGAAGGTTTAAAGAGAGATCCAGTGAGATTGATGCTCAGAA GaaattccagcagcagcaggatgccCAGAGCAGAGACAAGGAGAAGCAGCAGTGG aaggagcaggaagaggagcaTCAGGCCGCCCAGCGGAGGGGCCTCCGGAGGAGTGAGTCTGTGGAGAAAGCTCAG GAAGCGGCATCGCTGATAGCGCAAAGATCAGTGAATCCACGGGACATCTTCAAACAGAAGGAGAGGTCTATGCCCTCAGAAACAGCAGCCTTCGGTTCCCAACCAG GCAAGCtacggagccccttcctgcagaaGGAGAGCAGCCCTGTCCATGCGCCGGCCTCTCCAGTCCACTCAGCTGCCCAGGCCTTTCATCCACCCTCCCTTGTCCATACCTCTGTTCAGGAGATGCCTCCAGCCTCTCCGGTTCCTGGCTCAG GTGATGCTGCTGTGCAGGACACCAGGTACAGTCCAGTCCCCCCGGTGTCCCAGCCACAAGTGGAAGAGGATGCTCTGTATGAGGAACCCCCTGATGAGTCGGCTGTCTACGAAGAGCCCCCCACTCAG GAACAGCTTGAAGATGCCAAATATGAGTATGCTGTTGAGTACCAGCaaaggccagacttggaggggaaaGGGTTATGTGCCCGAGCGCTGTACGACTATCAGGCTG CCGATGACACGGAGATCTCCTTTGACCCTGAGAACATCATCACCAACATCGAGATGATCGATGAGGGCTGGTGGCGTGGCTACGGCCCAGACGGCCACTTCGGCATGTTCCCTGCCAACTACGTGGAATTGATAGAATAA